The nucleotide window CTAAGAAGTTCCTATAGGATTGGTTCCTGGGGAACGCAATCCTAAGAATCAAACAACATGTAAAGGGAAAATTCTATAGGGTGTCAATCCTGTAAAATTTCTATGCAAACCCTATAAATCAAAGAAGGCCTAGTTCCTCTGTTCCAAGTGAATGCTGCTAATGATGGTACTGACCGGAAAGTGCTCTTACTTTCCCGCATTTTCCAGAGGGATGGAGGAGCGATTGTACTTGTGGAGTGTGGACGATGGAGCAGAGTCGACAGATGGATATAGACGCATGCGTGGAGGAGCAGCATTGACCTTTTTCTTAGGTCCTTTTTTTCTTGCAATAATAATACTAGTAGGAAACTGTGAGCAGTAGATGATTGCAGGGTAGATCACATGGAAGTGCAACCGTAGGCGAGTGATGACTCAGGCCAGAGCCCACAACCAACCACAGGAAGAGgactccacttatcctttcactaGTAGAAGAGCAGGGTAGACGACGGGCATGGAACCGTAGGTGGCTCAGAGGCCGGAGCCGACAGGCATAGGTAGGGGCCGTGGGTACTACCACTGCTGCACCGCCATTACTGGGAGGCTCAGTGAGACAGTGATCAGTCCTGGCGTGCGGCCTAGCATCGTCACGTAGCAAGTGCATTTATCTGGTGAGGGACCGGCCGTCCGACTTACACGTACATGTCGTCGCAAATCAAGGAAGAGAAAACACACTCTAAAAACCGGTGTGCCTGTACGTGCATGTGCCATCGTGCAGATGCAGTCTGCTCGTACGGCGACGTAAAGAGGCTCTAGCTACCGGCATGACGTGCTGGACGCCACGCGTCTCGTCATCTCGTCTACGTCATAGCACTCGTCTATGCTCAGCTCGCTCGGTTCGCTGAACCCCTGTTCAGTCGACTGAAAACTTATTTCGGGTCAATCAATTCGTTCTCAGCCGTCGATGCAAAATCAACGGCCAGATGACCTCCTCTAACCTTTGGccttccctttcttcttccccaGACCGCCCACATACCACCGGCTGAATCGTTAGACTCCGGCGCTCGTGACAGGTGACGCTCCCGCGCCAGCTTCGCCGGCCGAATTTCCCGGTGAACCAACACCCTCCCTCACCCCGCACCCAAACGGCTTGGCTGATACTCCCTTCCCAAAATAATCGACGGACTCAATTTCCAAATTCAGGTGACCTACGTCCACTAAACTAAATAAATAAATACAATGGTAAATGAAAAACCAGACAAGTTGGTTTGTGACAATTTATCGTACCGCTGGATATAATCTTCGTCTTTTTGTCTCCGAAACCGATTAATTAACGGAAAAGATAAATCGCGAACATTTGGAATTTGCCCATGACCAATCAAACATTTTTCATGGCAATTTCATGCGCCATGGGCCTGCACTTTTGCTCGCAAtccttttttttttgaaataaattaTTTTAATAGAAGAAGGACCAAAATAAAAAGACTGTTGACAAACTAAccgaggaaaaaaaatcatagagCGTAATATCGCACATAGCCAGTTTTGATATTGTCATGCGGTATCCACAGTCCAACCAGACCCTTACATGTGATGTCTGCTTTGAGGGAAGTTTGAGCTTCCTACTCCTCGCGCCACAACCTAGTTTGAAGTAGCCTGACCTTCCACTCACCGTCGGCAATGGCCAGATAACCACTAATGCCTCGCCCGCGCCTCTGGAATTCCCACGGTTTCTCATTGGATGGCCGCCATGCGGCATCATCTCCCGGCAGCTTGCGTGTGAGCAGGTTGGGAGGTGTGAAAGTAGGCGGGAGGTGTGCAAGCAGGGCGCCATAGTGTTTCTCACTGGGAGACGCGTCCTTTGATCGCCCGCCGTCAGTCGTCTGCCGCCTCCCCAACAAGTGTCCCCAACTACCTCCTTAATGGCACCCGTAGCTGCCTATACAACACGACGCCTTTTGCTCTCTCGCTTCAATCCTATCTCCGGCGCCTCCCATTCCAATCTTGCCCTCCTTCAATCCACGGCCTAGTTCTTCGTCCACGACGCACCCGAATGAATCCTCCATCGTATTCAGTTTTGGGGTGAGGTGGAGGAGTATCCCGCGGATGCCCACGGATTCTCTGGCCCCCTTTTCGGAGCACATGGACGCTGCCCTCGAGGAGGTCGCGCGGATGGACGTGCATATGGAGCAACACATTTGGGCCGCCGTGACCGCACCATCGCAGACGAACATCGCCGTCCGGGCAACACCGTTGAGGCGCATTTTCAAGCCATCCGGGCCAACATTGCCGCATTTCTATGAAGTCGTGATGGTGGGGGTCGAGATGGCGGTGGTGCCGTGGTGGTGGCTGCAACTAGGCGGTGGACGTGGCCGTTGCCATATGGCTGCTAGTTTAGCTATAATTATTAGGTGTTATATAAACATAAGTCATATTATGACTAATTTTCGCTCCCATTTTTGAATGAAGTTGTTGTTTCTGAACCTGTTCAATATATTCGTCTGAATTTGCTGGGAAGAACCTGTGGCTCAACGAGAGAGGTGGGTCCCACTTGCAGGGCAAATGTGAAGTTAGCATTATGACGACAATGTGTTTGTGGTTTTGGCTCGACAGATGCTGCCAATACAACGACTCTCTACTAGAGAGTTTATCTAAGAGTTCTGTTAAGAGTTTAATTAGGATTACATGGGAACTACTTTCTCCATCACGGTTTAAAAGACGCGCTTGAAAATTCTCTGGGACCTAGGTGGTTATTTATTGGTTGTGAGATGGGCTAAAAAATAGCATTCGCACTACGCATGCATATAGAAATAATATATTGGAGTACTAATTAGCTACTAAAAATAAATGTAATGCGTCCTAAACCTTGTCTATTGTGAAAAAAATTTAATTGTGCTTTCTAAACCGTGGAGGGAGGGAGTAGCTAGCCAGCGACAGTGCAAAGCTAGTGCGACCATTAATCTAATAGAAGAGGATTGAGCACGtgcgccggccgccgcgcgctAGCTCAGGGTCAGCTAGCACGCACCACGGCGGAAGCCCACAGCCCCTCCGGCGACGTCATAGAGCACCTCGTGCGTCTGCTGCTGCACGTTGCCGATGAAGCCGAGGGCGAAATCCGCGGCGACGGGCGCGAAGGCGAGGCATCCGTCCAGCAGCACGGCCAGAAGGTCAAGCTCGATGACGGCGCCGCCGTCGAACACCAGGGAGACCGCGGGCACCGTCACGGTGGTGACCCCCACGAAGTCGAAGCAGGTGTCGAGGTTCCCCGTCGGGGCGCGCGTCTTGTACGCCCTCATGGCGTTCCTGAACGCCAGCCGCAGCGCGCGGTACGCGGTGGGGGGCAGCCGCGTGATGATGGCGCTCGAGTCCATGACCGTCCCGCCGGAGAAGACCACCGGCGGCACGTTGAGCCGCCGCCCGGCGACCTCGATGCCCTGGAGACGCACCACGTAGATGGTCGGGTTGATGACGTTGGCGTTCCTGACCAGCGGCGTGGTCGCGAATGTACTGCCATCGTCGGCCGGCCCGCCGATGGAGAGGAAACCGGCGGCGCTGGGCCCCGGGACGCAGTAGGAGAAGGCGTTGCCGTAGGCGCGGGCCGTCTGCGAGAGGAGCGACTGCGGCCCGGCGCCGAGCGACATGGTCCCGGAGGCCTGGGCGCTGAACTTGCCGCGCACGGCGTGGCTGCACCCGAACCGGAAGTTGAGGAAGGTGGTGCTGGGGCTGATGGTCAGCGTGTCGGTCATGTACGTCCCCAGCGTCAGCCGGTGATCGCTGTACTCGATCCGGTACAGGCAGTCTCCCGTCGAGTTGGCCCTGGAGCAGCCATTGGCATAGTTGCCGAGAGATCGGCAGGCGCGGGAGCCGCAGCGGACGGGCGCGCCGGTGCTCGACCTGTATTTTCAACAATGGATATTACATGACTGCATCAAGAAGACAGTACTACAAAATTAATAGAACCAGTGGTGCTTTGTTGACCTGCGGGGATCGAAGAAGGCGTTCCGCTGCGGGTAGCACTGGGGGATGGGGCACGGGAGGCACTGGATCCACGGGACGTCCTCCGTCGTGTCGATGGCCATGGTCTGTGCCAGGATCATTgggtcgtcgtcgtcgtcgccgtcgaTCACCGCGCCGTAGCCAGAGCCAGAGCCGATGCCGAAGGTACCTCGGATCATGAAGTCCACCTGCATCATGTCCACGTGCGGCCTGGCCGGGTCGAGCACGTCGTCCACCTCGCCGGTGGCCTTCCTTCGGACGTAGTCCGTGCGGGCCTGATCCCAGCGGAGCATCTCGACCAGGGGCGGCGGCGTGCCCTCCGACGGCGAGCACGGGCCGTACGGCCGGTGCAGCGGCACCCACGTACCATTCGCGGATGGAGTCACTGCAAAAAAGAAGCAGCACCATGCATCACGGCTATGGTTCTCGCAACACAGCTTCATCCTCTCGTCTACCTATGTACGTACGTACCCTTGAGGCCGGAGCAAATGGATTTTGGCTCCATCAGGTGGCTGGTCTGCACCACCATGTAGCGCTGGCGGCGGCGTACCGgatctgctcctccgccatgcgcAATGGCCGAACTAACGgacaagaggaggaggaggagcacgcCGAGTGCTACTAGCGGCGGGCTAGAAGCACTGGCCATGGCTTCCTCTGTGATGTCGCCGTTTCCAGCCGATCTGGCTCTACATATGCTTTCATGCCCTCAACGTGTCGTTTGCACTGTACTTGTTAAACCAGTTAACTAAGACTAAGACTTGTTCAAGTCTAAATGATGACGCCGGGGGCCAACAACGGTGTCCAGAAGGGATGCTGCGTCAAGGAGGAGCCGCCATCCCTGCCACGCCTCAAGGAGGAGCCATCAGTCCTGCCACGAAGCCAGACAAGGCGCTTCGTCCAGCTGGCGTCCCCATCGCACTGATTCCGGCGCGTCAAGGAGGTGGCATTGCCACCGCCGCTACGTCGGCAGTCCAGGTGCCAGTGGGCCCAGTCGCCGTGAAGGAGGCGAAGGCGCCCTCCCCGGTAATCGCCAACACTCGCGGCTACCTCCTTCACTACCTCAGTCGCTGTAGGGGTGGCACATCC belongs to Triticum urartu cultivar G1812 chromosome 7, Tu2.1, whole genome shotgun sequence and includes:
- the LOC125520877 gene encoding aspartyl protease family protein At5g10770-like, whose protein sequence is MASASSPPLVALGVLLLLLLSVSSAIAHGGGADPVRRRQRYMVVQTSHLMEPKSICSGLKVTPSANGTWVPLHRPYGPCSPSEGTPPPLVEMLRWDQARTDYVRRKATGEVDDVLDPARPHVDMMQVDFMIRGTFGIGSGSGYGAVIDGDDDDDPMILAQTMAIDTTEDVPWIQCLPCPIPQCYPQRNAFFDPRRSSTGAPVRCGSRACRSLGNYANGCSRANSTGDCLYRIEYSDHRLTLGTYMTDTLTISPSTTFLNFRFGCSHAVRGKFSAQASGTMSLGAGPQSLLSQTARAYGNAFSYCVPGPSAAGFLSIGGPADDGSTFATTPLVRNANVINPTIYVVRLQGIEVAGRRLNVPPVVFSGGTVMDSSAIITRLPPTAYRALRLAFRNAMRAYKTRAPTGNLDTCFDFVGVTTVTVPAVSLVFDGGAVIELDLLAVLLDGCLAFAPVAADFALGFIGNVQQQTHEVLYDVAGGAVGFRRGAC